Proteins from a genomic interval of Neorhodopirellula lusitana:
- a CDS encoding bifunctional acetyl coenzyme A synthetase (ADP forming), alpha domain/GNAT family N-acetyltransferase yields the protein MPTRNLKRIFAPKSVAIIGASRRAGSVGNTAARNLKNGGFAGQLFAVNRNYPSVEDIPCFPDLASIGQAVDLAVLCTPAESTPDLVEQCGQNGVRGIVILSAGFRETGQAGRELEGKLRDVLKRYPTMRIIGPNSLGVISTHNGLNASFADVSPPKGKIALLSQSGALATAILDWALDEQFGFSHFISFGNLLDVSIADLIDYLAEDPNTDSIVMYIESIQDSRAFMSAARAFARSKPIIALKSGRFETTAKAAALHTGAMVGVDEVYDAAFARAGVVRVDEFDDLIHCAELLARHNSFNFRGPLGNRLAVVTNAGGPGLMTADAILQKKCQLAELKSQTIEQLQTQIPNEDAEHSLVITNPVDLFGDATPELYESATRSLLADSNVDAVVVVLTPQAKTDPLGVAERIIKIASKSTKPILAVWMGRGSVAASNQRLSRAGIPTYSTPQRAIRAFSYLLTHARNQEVLHETPRSIAIDFQRDRKMLRESFASLCLSDSNNLTESNSKALLEAYEIRTTRPIATRSADEAIKYARSIGYPVAVKILASDVLHKSEVGGVILNVGSDEDVRVAYQTIKDRFAECRPDMKFQGVTVQPMAIDPNGRELIVGARRDPVFGTVMMVGAGGVQTQVLRDHALELPPLNERLARRMLESLQCWPMLKTFRGKPAVNLDELVQVLMRFSYLLADHPEILELDVNPLLVTPERVVALDASIVIDLDPDNANLKSGPAFHSKQSQYPHLAICPYPEQYTRVAPLSNSTEVTLRPIQPEDEPQWRAMLLECSEETIRMRFRYLLQGSNHELASRFCYTDYDRELAIIAELPLDSKSGQRPIAGVGRLVADADHLVAEFAVLVADQYQGLRLGSILIDECLAICQQWGIERVTAEVDPRNRKMLQMFIKRGFSVDRSDEDDLLVSKTLHPNEDQASSIDSK from the coding sequence ATGCCAACACGAAATCTGAAACGAATTTTCGCTCCCAAGAGCGTTGCCATCATCGGTGCGAGCCGACGCGCCGGAAGCGTCGGCAATACCGCCGCCCGCAACCTCAAAAACGGGGGGTTCGCTGGCCAACTCTTTGCCGTTAACCGCAATTATCCGTCCGTTGAAGACATCCCGTGCTTCCCCGATCTCGCCTCGATTGGACAAGCCGTCGACCTAGCGGTGCTCTGCACACCGGCGGAATCAACACCGGATCTTGTCGAACAGTGTGGACAGAACGGCGTGCGTGGGATCGTCATCCTGTCCGCCGGGTTTCGTGAAACGGGCCAGGCCGGGCGAGAACTGGAGGGTAAGTTGCGTGACGTCCTGAAACGCTACCCAACGATGCGAATCATCGGCCCGAACTCGCTGGGCGTGATTTCTACCCACAACGGACTGAACGCGAGCTTCGCCGACGTCAGTCCGCCCAAAGGCAAAATTGCACTGCTCTCGCAATCCGGCGCCCTGGCGACCGCGATCCTGGACTGGGCCCTGGATGAACAATTCGGCTTTTCCCACTTCATCTCCTTTGGGAACTTGCTCGATGTCAGTATCGCCGACCTGATTGACTATCTCGCCGAAGACCCCAATACCGATTCGATTGTGATGTACATCGAGTCCATCCAGGACTCACGCGCATTCATGTCGGCGGCCCGAGCGTTCGCACGCAGCAAGCCCATCATCGCTCTCAAGTCCGGACGTTTTGAAACGACTGCCAAAGCCGCGGCTCTGCACACTGGTGCGATGGTGGGTGTCGATGAAGTCTATGACGCTGCCTTTGCCCGTGCCGGTGTCGTCCGTGTTGATGAATTTGACGATCTGATCCACTGCGCTGAACTACTCGCCCGCCACAACTCATTCAACTTCCGCGGCCCGCTCGGGAACCGACTCGCCGTCGTCACCAACGCCGGTGGCCCTGGCCTGATGACAGCGGATGCCATTCTGCAGAAAAAGTGCCAGCTTGCTGAACTGAAATCTCAAACCATCGAACAACTGCAAACTCAGATCCCCAACGAAGACGCCGAACACTCCTTGGTGATCACCAATCCGGTTGACCTATTTGGGGATGCAACACCCGAGCTTTATGAATCGGCAACCCGCTCGTTACTGGCGGATTCGAACGTCGATGCCGTTGTCGTCGTGCTGACGCCTCAAGCCAAAACCGATCCACTTGGAGTTGCCGAACGAATTATCAAGATCGCTTCCAAATCAACGAAACCAATCCTGGCGGTTTGGATGGGACGGGGAAGTGTCGCCGCATCCAACCAAAGGCTTTCGCGAGCCGGCATCCCGACCTACAGCACACCACAAAGAGCAATCCGAGCCTTTTCTTACCTGCTCACCCATGCTCGCAACCAAGAGGTCCTTCACGAAACACCACGGTCAATCGCAATTGATTTCCAACGTGATCGGAAGATGCTACGGGAGTCGTTCGCTTCACTTTGTTTAAGCGACTCAAACAACCTAACGGAGTCGAACTCCAAAGCGTTGCTGGAAGCCTATGAGATCCGCACCACCCGGCCGATCGCAACCCGATCAGCCGACGAGGCAATCAAGTACGCTCGGTCGATCGGGTACCCCGTCGCAGTCAAAATCTTGGCGTCCGATGTCTTGCACAAGTCCGAGGTAGGCGGTGTTATCTTGAACGTCGGCAGCGATGAAGATGTTCGAGTCGCCTATCAAACCATCAAGGATCGCTTCGCTGAGTGTCGCCCCGACATGAAGTTCCAGGGCGTGACGGTGCAACCCATGGCAATCGACCCCAATGGTCGCGAGCTAATCGTCGGTGCGCGGCGCGACCCCGTGTTTGGCACCGTGATGATGGTCGGTGCCGGTGGCGTCCAAACTCAAGTCCTGCGAGACCACGCGCTCGAACTCCCACCGCTCAACGAGCGACTTGCCCGCCGGATGCTGGAATCACTGCAATGCTGGCCGATGCTGAAGACGTTCCGAGGAAAACCTGCCGTTAACCTGGATGAGCTGGTTCAAGTGCTCATGCGGTTTTCATACCTCCTGGCTGACCATCCCGAAATTTTGGAATTGGACGTCAACCCGCTATTGGTAACCCCCGAGCGTGTCGTGGCTCTGGACGCCAGCATCGTGATCGATCTGGATCCAGACAATGCAAACCTCAAGAGCGGCCCGGCCTTTCACTCGAAACAAAGTCAGTACCCGCATCTTGCGATCTGTCCCTATCCCGAACAATACACACGCGTCGCACCACTCAGCAATTCAACCGAGGTCACCCTGCGACCGATTCAGCCCGAAGACGAACCGCAATGGCGGGCAATGCTCTTGGAGTGCTCCGAAGAAACGATCCGGATGCGTTTTCGATATCTATTGCAAGGCAGCAACCACGAGCTTGCATCGCGATTCTGCTACACCGACTACGACCGTGAACTGGCCATCATCGCGGAACTGCCATTGGACTCGAAATCTGGGCAACGCCCGATTGCCGGGGTGGGACGCCTCGTCGCAGATGCAGATCACTTGGTGGCTGAGTTCGCTGTCTTGGTTGCCGACCAATACCAGGGACTACGCCTGGGTTCGATACTGATCGATGAGTGCCTCGCCATCTGCCAACAATGGGGCATCGAACGCGTCACCGCCGAAGTCGACCCTCGCAACCGCAAGATGCTGCAGATGTTTATCAAACGTGGCTTCTCGGTTGACCGCAGTGACGAAGACGACCTCCTGGTTAGCAAGACACTGCACCCGAACGAAGATCAAGCGTCCAGCATCGACTCCAAGTAA
- a CDS encoding HPF/RaiA family ribosome-associated protein: protein MQIQTHTDNHINGDQTLRNYVEEAVEHALGRFEDRITRVEVFLAEEHSQDKFHGDDDKRCVMEVRMRGLKPVSVRHHDSSVKESFEGASMKMQQLIEKTLGKLAKRPDTVSVVAE from the coding sequence ATGCAAATTCAAACCCACACCGATAATCACATCAATGGTGATCAAACTCTTCGCAATTATGTCGAAGAAGCGGTGGAGCACGCGCTGGGACGTTTCGAAGATCGGATTACGCGGGTTGAGGTGTTTTTGGCGGAAGAGCATTCCCAGGATAAGTTCCATGGCGACGACGATAAGCGATGTGTGATGGAGGTTCGGATGCGAGGTTTGAAGCCGGTCTCGGTTCGTCATCATGATTCTTCGGTGAAGGAGTCGTTTGAAGGTGCCTCGATGAAGATGCAGCAACTGATTGAGAAAACGCTCGGCAAATTGGCGAAACGGCCAGACACTGTCAGTGTCGTTGCTGAATGA
- a CDS encoding histone deacetylase family protein, translated as MTLLYYDPLFMEHQTGDHPESPKRLLPVTRHLSFVGLDAMCSRPSWEPATREQLEAVHTAEYVDRIEQFAASGGGWLDEDTRMSHRSFDVAQSASGAFCDAVTRVMRGEDTNAFCLSRPPGHHATSEQAMGFCLFNHAAVAARWALDSTSCKRVLIVDFDVHHGNGTQDIFYEDPAVGYFSIHRSDFYPQSGHAEETGHGAGQGTTLNVPVARGTNREVQFERFRQGVEQFAEHMQPDLLVVSAGFDGHQDDPVGSLGWHTQDYAMIAKVLIGIAKQHCGNKLVSVLEGGYNPEALSDSVTVYLESMLDA; from the coding sequence GTGACCCTTCTTTACTACGATCCGTTGTTCATGGAGCATCAAACGGGCGATCATCCTGAGAGCCCGAAACGATTGCTGCCGGTCACCCGTCACCTGAGCTTTGTGGGTCTGGACGCGATGTGTTCGCGTCCGTCGTGGGAGCCAGCGACGCGTGAACAATTGGAAGCGGTCCATACCGCTGAATACGTCGATCGTATCGAGCAATTTGCCGCCTCGGGCGGCGGATGGTTGGACGAAGACACGCGGATGTCTCATCGGTCATTCGATGTCGCGCAGTCGGCCAGCGGCGCGTTTTGTGATGCGGTCACGCGTGTGATGCGAGGCGAAGACACAAACGCGTTTTGTTTGTCTCGACCGCCGGGGCACCATGCTACATCCGAGCAAGCGATGGGCTTTTGCTTGTTCAACCATGCGGCCGTTGCGGCCCGCTGGGCGTTGGATTCAACGTCGTGCAAGCGAGTGTTGATCGTTGATTTTGATGTGCATCATGGCAACGGAACGCAGGACATCTTTTATGAAGATCCTGCGGTAGGTTATTTCTCCATTCATCGTAGCGATTTCTATCCGCAAAGCGGTCATGCCGAAGAAACAGGGCACGGTGCAGGACAGGGGACGACGTTGAATGTTCCTGTTGCTCGCGGTACCAATCGAGAGGTGCAGTTTGAGCGGTTCAGGCAAGGCGTGGAGCAATTCGCGGAACATATGCAGCCTGACTTGCTAGTCGTGAGTGCCGGTTTTGATGGGCACCAAGACGATCCAGTTGGTTCGTTAGGTTGGCACACCCAAGACTATGCGATGATCGCGAAAGTTTTGATTGGAATCGCCAAGCAACACTGTGGCAATAAGTTGGTGAGTGTGCTGGAGGGGGGCTACAACCCGGAGGCACTCAGTGACAGCGTGACCGTTTACTTGGAGTCGATGCTGGACGCTTGA